The Macaca nemestrina isolate mMacNem1 chromosome 12, mMacNem.hap1, whole genome shotgun sequence genome contains a region encoding:
- the LOC105469687 gene encoding cyclin-dependent kinase 2-associated protein 2 isoform X2, translated as MSYKPIAPAPSSTPGSSTPGPGTPVPTGSVPSPSGSVPGAAAPFRPLFNDFGPPSMGYVQAMKPPGAQGSQSTYTDLLSVIEEMGKEIRPTYAGSKSAMERLKRGIIHARALVRECLAETERNART; from the exons ATGTCCTACAAACCCATCGCCCCTGCCCCCAGCAGCACCCCTGGCTCCAGCACCCCTGGGCCGGGCACCCCGGTCCCTACAG GAAGCGTCCCGTCGCCGTCGGGCTCAGTGCCAGGAGCCGCCGCTCCTTTTAGACCGCTGTTTAACGACTTTGGACCGCCTTCCATGGGCTACGTGCAG GCGATGAAGCCACCCGGCGCCCAGGGCTCCCAGAGCACCTACACGGACCTGCTGTCAGTCATAGAGGAGATGGGCAAAGAGATCCGGCCCACATATGCTGGCAGCAAGAGCGCCATGGAGCGCCTGAAGAGAG gTATCATCCATGCTCGGGCCCTAGTCAGAGAGTGCCTGGCAGAGACAGAGCGGAACGCCCGCACGTAA
- the LOC105469687 gene encoding cyclin-dependent kinase 2-associated protein 2 isoform X1 — protein MKHPLEGIGRTRSWAWKSWEAASLPRADLLLAPVAAGSVPSPSGSVPGAAAPFRPLFNDFGPPSMGYVQAMKPPGAQGSQSTYTDLLSVIEEMGKEIRPTYAGSKSAMERLKRGIIHARALVRECLAETERNART, from the exons ATGAAGCATCCTTTGGAGGGAATCGGGCGAACCCGGTCCTGGGCTTGGAAAAGCTGGGAGGCGGCGTCCCTGCCCCGCGCTGACCTCTTACTCGCGCCTGTTGCTGCAGGAAGCGTCCCGTCGCCGTCGGGCTCAGTGCCAGGAGCCGCCGCTCCTTTTAGACCGCTGTTTAACGACTTTGGACCGCCTTCCATGGGCTACGTGCAG GCGATGAAGCCACCCGGCGCCCAGGGCTCCCAGAGCACCTACACGGACCTGCTGTCAGTCATAGAGGAGATGGGCAAAGAGATCCGGCCCACATATGCTGGCAGCAAGAGCGCCATGGAGCGCCTGAAGAGAG gTATCATCCATGCTCGGGCCCTAGTCAGAGAGTGCCTGGCAGAGACAGAGCGGAACGCCCGCACGTAA
- the LOC105469687 gene encoding cyclin-dependent kinase 2-associated protein 2 isoform X3, which translates to MGYVQAMKPPGAQGSQSTYTDLLSVIEEMGKEIRPTYAGSKSAMERLKRGIIHARALVRECLAETERNART; encoded by the exons ATGGGCTACGTGCAG GCGATGAAGCCACCCGGCGCCCAGGGCTCCCAGAGCACCTACACGGACCTGCTGTCAGTCATAGAGGAGATGGGCAAAGAGATCCGGCCCACATATGCTGGCAGCAAGAGCGCCATGGAGCGCCTGAAGAGAG gTATCATCCATGCTCGGGCCCTAGTCAGAGAGTGCCTGGCAGAGACAGAGCGGAACGCCCGCACGTAA